The stretch of DNA CCGGTACCCAGCTAGGACAATAGTGCTGTGAAGTAACATGAAGTTTAAGAGTGACATTGTCCTAGCTGGATACCAAATCTAGTTTGGTATGACAATGGGGATGGATTACTGACCAAGCTAATTTGTCATGCGTGGTCAACTAAGGTCAAAACACTCAAGACAGCTGATTTGTCATGTATTATTTATCAAGACTAAGAATGGTCTGCCCTAAAATATTCTATTTGTTAACGTGCTCCCACAGGACATTTTTCTCTCCCCTTCTCTTTTTATCAATCATTACTAACTCCTCATAAATGCCATCGATCAAGGGATACTTTTTGGCTTCTTCGGTGCTTACCCAGGCATATTCATCAGTTTCCTCAGGCTGCAATTTTACTGTGCCACCAACATATTGAGCTGTGCAAGAAATCACTATCGATGGTGAACCGTCGGCATGTACTGTTGCTAGACTGGTGAGATACTCAACATCTTTAATCTC from Candidatus Abawacabacteria bacterium encodes:
- a CDS encoding NUDIX domain-containing protein gives rise to the protein MPTNNYLHEVAITAIIINEEGKYLITKRAMSKKRFPGMWTVPGGKLEAKDYLELPKDTEFYWYNVLERVLKREVQEEVGLEIKDVEYLTSLATVHADGSPSIVISCTAQYVGGTVKLQPEETDEYAWVSTEEAKKYPLIDGIYEELVMIDKKRRGEKNVLWEHVNK